A section of the Rummeliibacillus pycnus genome encodes:
- the recA gene encoding recombinase RecA, whose product MDERKAALDMALKQIEKQFGKGSVMKLGEQADRKVSTSSSGSLALDTALGVGGYPRGRVIEIYGPESSGKTTVALHAIAEVQANGGQAAFIDAEHALDPVYASKLGVNIDELLLSQPDTGEQALEIAEALVRSGAIDIIIVDSVAALVPKAEIEGEMGDSHVGLQARLMSQALRKLSGIINKSNTIAIFINQIREKIGVMFGNPETTPGGRALKFYASVRLEVRRAETIKQGNDMVGNRTKIKVVKNKVAPPFKTAEVDIMYGEGISKEGEIIDIGVEKDIVQKSGSWYAYEDERLGQGRENAKQFLKENPEIRDEIAQKIRVASGIAEDEYDVPEEIKDEVNPTLFEEE is encoded by the coding sequence TTGGACGAACGTAAAGCTGCATTAGATATGGCTCTTAAACAAATTGAAAAGCAGTTTGGTAAAGGGTCAGTTATGAAATTAGGAGAACAGGCAGACCGTAAAGTTTCTACATCTTCAAGTGGCTCTTTAGCACTTGATACAGCACTTGGAGTTGGTGGTTACCCACGTGGTCGTGTCATTGAAATATATGGACCAGAAAGTTCAGGTAAAACTACTGTAGCACTACATGCTATCGCGGAAGTACAAGCAAATGGTGGTCAAGCAGCATTTATTGATGCTGAACATGCTCTTGATCCTGTTTATGCTTCTAAACTTGGTGTTAATATAGATGAATTGTTACTATCTCAACCAGATACTGGTGAACAAGCTTTGGAGATTGCAGAAGCACTTGTACGAAGCGGTGCAATTGACATTATTATTGTAGACTCTGTAGCTGCACTTGTACCAAAAGCTGAAATAGAAGGTGAAATGGGAGACTCACATGTTGGCCTTCAAGCACGCTTAATGTCACAAGCATTACGTAAATTATCTGGTATTATCAATAAGTCTAATACCATTGCAATTTTTATCAACCAAATTCGTGAGAAAATTGGTGTGATGTTCGGAAATCCTGAAACAACACCAGGTGGACGCGCACTTAAATTCTATGCCTCTGTACGTTTAGAAGTACGCCGTGCAGAAACAATCAAACAAGGTAATGACATGGTTGGTAACCGTACGAAAATTAAAGTTGTTAAAAACAAAGTTGCACCACCTTTTAAAACAGCAGAAGTTGATATCATGTACGGTGAAGGGATTTCAAAAGAAGGAGAAATTATCGATATTGGTGTTGAAAAAGATATCGTTCAAAAAAGTGGTTCTTGGTATGCCTATGAAGATGAGCGCCTAGGTCAAGGACGTGAAAATGCAAAACAATTTTTAAAAGAAAACCCTGAAATTCGTGATGAAATTGCTCAAAAAATACGTGTTGCTTCAGGAATTGCTGAAGATGAGTATGATGTACCAGAAGAAATTAAAGATGAAGTAAATCCAACACTATTTGAAGAAGAATAG
- a CDS encoding competence/damage-inducible protein A, translating into MDTEIIAVGSELLLGQITNTNARFISNQLSELGINVYYHTVVGDNVGRLEEAIKIAESRADLIIFSGGLGPTKDDLTKETIAKHLQTELVYDDFAMKSIEEFFTKQKRKMTENNRKQALVLKGCEVLVNKNGMAPGMIFEHDHRIYILLPGPPKEIEPMFQFEAKPKLAGRISEDTKIISHVLRFYGIGEAELEVRVQDLLDNQSNPTIAPLASDGEVTLRITAKAENDEKAQKLINQSKEEILHRVGEYLYGVDDDSLSSKAAEMLITNNLTIAAAESLTAGLFQSELASNPGISQSLLGGMVTYTEQVKKEQLGMPAEILDQFGVVSAECAGKMASLVKEKFNTNIGVGLTGAAGPEGHGDQPAGTVWIGIAIDDDQPYTYRLQLSGMRNTNRLRAVKFAFHYLIQLLSKKGYSKL; encoded by the coding sequence ATGGATACTGAAATTATTGCAGTTGGGTCTGAATTATTATTAGGACAAATTACGAATACGAATGCTCGATTTATATCCAATCAATTATCGGAGCTTGGTATTAATGTTTACTATCATACAGTTGTTGGGGATAATGTAGGGCGTTTAGAGGAAGCAATTAAAATCGCAGAATCACGTGCGGATCTCATTATATTTTCCGGTGGCTTGGGGCCCACTAAAGACGATTTGACAAAGGAAACAATTGCAAAACATCTACAAACAGAACTTGTATACGATGATTTTGCAATGAAGTCAATTGAAGAATTTTTCACTAAACAAAAGCGTAAAATGACTGAAAATAATCGTAAACAAGCACTTGTCTTAAAAGGTTGCGAAGTATTAGTGAATAAGAATGGCATGGCTCCAGGTATGATTTTTGAACATGATCATCGAATTTATATTCTACTACCTGGTCCTCCAAAAGAAATTGAGCCGATGTTCCAATTTGAAGCAAAGCCGAAACTTGCTGGACGCATTTCTGAGGACACGAAAATCATTTCACATGTGCTTCGATTTTATGGGATTGGTGAAGCTGAGCTTGAAGTTCGTGTGCAAGACCTATTAGATAATCAGTCAAATCCAACAATTGCACCACTTGCCTCAGATGGTGAAGTAACATTACGGATTACTGCAAAAGCTGAGAATGATGAAAAAGCACAGAAACTAATCAATCAATCGAAAGAGGAAATTTTACATCGTGTTGGTGAATATTTATATGGAGTAGACGATGATTCATTATCTAGTAAAGCTGCTGAGATGCTGATTACAAATAACTTAACGATTGCTGCAGCAGAGAGTTTAACAGCTGGTCTATTCCAATCTGAGCTGGCATCAAACCCAGGTATTAGTCAATCGTTACTTGGAGGTATGGTTACTTATACAGAACAAGTAAAAAAAGAGCAATTGGGTATGCCAGCAGAAATATTAGATCAATTTGGAGTTGTGAGTGCAGAATGTGCAGGAAAAATGGCATCTCTTGTTAAGGAAAAATTCAATACAAATATTGGAGTTGGATTAACAGGTGCAGCTGGACCAGAAGGACATGGCGATCAGCCAGCTGGTACAGTCTGGATTGGTATTGCGATTGATGATGATCAACCATATACGTATCGCCTACAATTATCAGGTATGCGTAATACAAATCGCCTTCGTGCAGTGAAATTTGCTTTTCATTATTTAATCCAATTACTATCTAAAAAAGGGTATTCAAAACTTTAA
- a CDS encoding DUF3388 domain-containing protein produces MKEWYFEYEIQINRPGLLGDIASLLGMLRVNIVTINGVDQVRRGMLLRAEKEEQIERFRNIVSTMEMIKVTKFRQPTTRDRLAIRHGRYIQREADEKKTFRFVRDELGILVDFMAEIFKKEGRKLIGIRGMPRVGKTESIVAASVCANKRWLFLSSTMIKQTIRNRLLGDEFNSNNVFILDGIVTRRSSDERHQQLVREIMQLPTIIVIEHPDMFVQHSEYTIEDFDYIIELRHHPDEEITYEVLERNNSFLQDSGGFGGFGGFNF; encoded by the coding sequence GTGAAAGAATGGTATTTTGAATATGAAATACAAATCAATCGCCCCGGATTATTAGGTGATATTGCGTCATTATTAGGTATGCTTAGGGTCAATATCGTAACGATTAATGGTGTAGATCAAGTGCGAAGAGGGATGCTTTTACGTGCTGAAAAAGAAGAACAAATTGAGCGATTTAGGAATATTGTTTCTACTATGGAAATGATTAAAGTCACGAAATTTCGACAACCCACTACTCGAGATCGTTTAGCTATTCGACATGGTCGTTATATCCAACGAGAAGCAGATGAGAAAAAAACATTCCGCTTTGTTCGGGATGAACTAGGAATACTTGTTGATTTTATGGCTGAAATTTTTAAAAAAGAAGGTCGTAAATTAATAGGAATACGTGGTATGCCTCGTGTTGGAAAAACAGAATCAATCGTTGCTGCTAGTGTTTGTGCAAACAAACGATGGTTATTTCTATCATCTACAATGATTAAGCAAACAATACGTAATCGACTTCTAGGAGATGAATTTAACAGTAATAATGTGTTCATCTTAGATGGAATCGTAACTAGACGTTCATCGGATGAGCGTCATCAACAGTTGGTTCGGGAGATTATGCAATTACCAACGATTATCGTGATTGAACATCCTGATATGTTCGTTCAACATTCTGAATATACAATCGAAGACTTTGATTATATTATCGAATTAAGACATCATCCAGATGAAGAAATTACATACGAAGTACTAGAGCGTAATAATAGCTTTCTACAAGATTCGGGTGGTTTCGGGGGTTTTGGAGGATTTAATTTTTAA
- the rny gene encoding ribonuclease Y, whose amino-acid sequence MEIIISALLGLIVGAAVIYFVMKKVNDSKVTGAKNSAELIIEEGKREAEALKKEALLEAKDETHKLRTEAENDIRERRSELMKQENRLLQREENLDRKDDALNKRESGLERKEEALSERQQHIVQMESKVEELVAKQQSEIERISALTREEAKAIILKQVENELSTDIAVMTKEAETRAKEDADKKAREILSLAIQRFAADHVSETTVSVVNLPNDEMKGRIIGREGRNIRTLETLTGIDLIIDDTPEAVILSGFDPIRRETARLALEKLVQDGRIHPARIEEMVEKSRREVDEQIRETGEQTTFEVGIHNLHPDLMKILGRMKYRTSYGQNVLKHSVEVAHLAGLLAAELGEDVTLAKRAGLLHDIGKAIDHEVEGSHVEIGVELATKYNEHPVVINSIASHHGDTEPTSVIAVLVAAADALSAARPGARSETLENYIRRLEKLEEISESYDGVEKSYAIQAGREIRIIVRPDQIDDLASHRLARDIRKQIEDELEYPGHIKVTVIRETRAVEYAK is encoded by the coding sequence ATGGAAATCATCATCTCCGCTTTGCTTGGACTCATCGTCGGTGCCGCTGTTATCTATTTCGTCATGAAAAAAGTGAACGATTCAAAAGTGACAGGTGCAAAGAATTCTGCAGAACTTATTATTGAAGAAGGTAAAAGAGAAGCGGAAGCTCTTAAGAAAGAAGCACTACTTGAAGCAAAAGATGAAACTCACAAACTTCGAACTGAAGCAGAAAATGACATCCGTGAACGCCGGTCTGAGCTTATGAAACAAGAAAACCGGTTATTGCAAAGAGAAGAAAATCTTGACCGCAAGGATGACGCTCTGAATAAGAGAGAATCAGGATTAGAGCGTAAAGAAGAGGCTCTATCTGAAAGACAACAGCATATTGTACAGATGGAAAGCAAAGTGGAAGAACTTGTTGCCAAACAACAATCCGAAATTGAACGCATTTCAGCATTAACTCGTGAAGAAGCTAAAGCAATTATCTTAAAACAAGTAGAAAATGAGTTATCAACTGACATTGCGGTTATGACCAAAGAAGCTGAAACACGAGCAAAAGAGGATGCTGATAAAAAGGCACGAGAAATTTTATCACTTGCCATTCAACGATTTGCAGCTGATCACGTTTCAGAAACGACTGTATCTGTTGTTAACTTACCAAACGATGAGATGAAAGGTCGTATTATTGGACGTGAAGGTCGTAACATCCGAACACTTGAAACGTTAACAGGTATTGATTTAATTATCGATGATACTCCAGAAGCAGTAATCTTATCTGGTTTTGATCCTATTCGTCGTGAAACAGCGCGCCTAGCACTTGAAAAGCTAGTACAAGATGGACGTATTCATCCAGCTCGAATTGAAGAAATGGTTGAAAAATCACGTCGAGAAGTTGATGAACAGATTCGTGAAACAGGGGAACAAACAACGTTTGAAGTTGGAATTCATAATCTACATCCAGATTTAATGAAAATACTTGGTCGTATGAAATACCGTACAAGTTATGGTCAAAATGTCTTGAAACACTCTGTAGAGGTGGCTCATTTGGCAGGGTTACTTGCTGCTGAATTGGGAGAAGACGTAACTTTAGCAAAACGAGCAGGCTTACTTCATGATATAGGTAAAGCAATTGACCATGAAGTAGAAGGAAGTCATGTTGAAATTGGTGTAGAACTAGCTACAAAATACAATGAACATCCTGTTGTCATTAACAGTATTGCATCTCACCATGGAGATACAGAACCTACATCTGTTATTGCAGTATTAGTAGCTGCAGCAGACGCATTATCTGCAGCAAGACCAGGAGCGCGTAGTGAAACTTTAGAAAATTATATTCGTCGCCTAGAAAAGCTTGAAGAAATTTCAGAGTCATATGATGGTGTAGAAAAATCATATGCAATTCAAGCAGGTCGCGAAATTCGAATAATTGTACGTCCAGATCAAATTGATGATTTAGCTTCCCATCGATTAGCAAGGGATATTCGTAAGCAAATTGAGGATGAGCTTGAGTATCCAGGACATATTAAAGTAACAGTAATTCGTGAAACTCGAGCAGTAGAATACGCAAAATAG
- a CDS encoding helix-turn-helix domain-containing protein produces MTELGTRLKEARMSKGYSLDDLQEITKIQKRYLSAIEEGNYSIMPGTFYVRAFIKQYAEAVDLDSNELLDTYKGEIPTNKTVENVTATANIQQPNQRRTLAKKATKGSSDWMPKVIVALFIIIIIAAIWFLNQHSSNNVADEPKQQDVKVESTNVQTNSNKDKSVQGNSAADSKAKQDQVTKDTTKSKQKISKGTVENDSVTTTYTLTGAKDFKVKVKVTGSTWVGIQDENGTELSSESQNYKADQMYSNGDELDVDAKGKKSVRVRLGASANGTVYVNGEKIKFAATPAERYTQNIVIKFE; encoded by the coding sequence TTGACAGAATTAGGAACTCGTTTAAAGGAAGCGAGAATGTCAAAAGGTTATAGTCTGGATGATTTACAGGAAATTACAAAGATTCAAAAACGCTATCTCTCTGCAATTGAAGAAGGCAATTATAGTATTATGCCGGGAACATTTTATGTACGAGCATTTATCAAGCAGTATGCAGAAGCGGTGGATTTAGATTCCAACGAATTATTAGATACCTATAAAGGTGAAATCCCTACAAATAAAACAGTAGAAAATGTAACAGCAACGGCGAACATCCAACAACCAAATCAGCGTCGTACCCTTGCGAAAAAGGCGACAAAAGGAAGTTCCGATTGGATGCCTAAAGTAATTGTTGCCTTATTTATCATCATTATTATTGCAGCAATTTGGTTTTTAAATCAACATTCAAGTAATAATGTTGCGGATGAACCAAAGCAACAAGACGTAAAAGTTGAATCAACTAACGTTCAAACAAATAGTAATAAGGATAAATCAGTACAAGGAAATTCTGCAGCTGATTCTAAAGCAAAACAAGATCAAGTAACAAAAGATACAACAAAATCAAAACAAAAAATCTCAAAAGGTACAGTAGAAAATGATAGTGTAACAACTACGTATACATTAACAGGTGCTAAGGACTTTAAAGTAAAAGTTAAAGTTACAGGTAGTACATGGGTTGGTATTCAAGATGAAAACGGCACTGAACTCTCAAGTGAATCACAAAATTACAAGGCAGATCAAATGTATAGTAATGGCGATGAACTCGATGTAGATGCTAAAGGTAAGAAAAGTGTACGTGTTAGACTTGGTGCCTCTGCAAATGGTACTGTATATGTAAATGGTGAGAAGATTAAATTTGCAGCAACTCCTGCAGAACGTTATACTCAAAATATCGTTATTAAATTCGAGTAA
- the pgsA gene encoding CDP-diacylglycerol--glycerol-3-phosphate 3-phosphatidyltransferase, with protein sequence MNIPNRITVSRIFLIPIFVLVMVLDFGWGNMSILGVTLPIEHFVGALIFIIASVTDWIDGHYARKYNLVTNLGKFLDPLADKLLVSSAFILLVALNAAPAWVVIIIISREFAVTGLRLICAEQGEVVAANQLGKIKTWAQIVAIASLLLHNIFFAMWGIPFGTIMLYIALFFTIWSGIDYFWLNRKILLESK encoded by the coding sequence ATGAATATTCCTAATAGAATCACAGTCTCTCGAATTTTTCTAATTCCAATTTTTGTCCTTGTTATGGTGTTAGATTTTGGCTGGGGAAATATGTCCATATTGGGTGTAACATTACCAATTGAACATTTTGTTGGGGCTTTGATTTTTATTATTGCATCTGTGACAGATTGGATCGATGGTCACTATGCACGTAAATATAATTTAGTAACTAATTTAGGTAAGTTTTTAGATCCGTTAGCAGATAAATTACTTGTATCATCTGCATTTATCTTATTGGTAGCATTGAATGCTGCACCAGCTTGGGTTGTCATTATAATTATTAGCCGTGAGTTTGCAGTAACTGGTTTACGACTAATTTGTGCAGAACAAGGTGAGGTTGTAGCTGCAAATCAACTAGGTAAGATTAAAACATGGGCACAAATCGTGGCCATTGCTTCATTATTACTTCACAATATTTTCTTTGCAATGTGGGGTATTCCATTTGGGACGATCATGCTTTATATCGCATTGTTCTTCACTATTTGGTCTGGAATAGACTACTTCTGGTTGAACCGTAAAATTTTATTAGAATCAAAGTAA